One Elusimicrobiota bacterium DNA window includes the following coding sequences:
- a CDS encoding aromatic ring-hydroxylating dioxygenase subunit alpha: CRTIIDGPVVDKVSDKKFYVYVYMRKEDGTVAKKAAELPQKNINQFKLEFIFPNLWENHINDKIRILIAFAPVDENNTILYMRFYQNMVKGKTLGKLFSWLAMPFNLKVAHQDRHVVHTQVPKVTALQMGEELFPGDLPIIHYRKRREELKKLVEGRK, encoded by the coding sequence TGCCGCACGATTATCGACGGGCCGGTGGTGGACAAGGTTAGCGACAAAAAGTTTTACGTGTATGTATATATGCGGAAAGAAGACGGGACGGTTGCAAAGAAAGCTGCGGAGTTACCACAAAAAAATATTAACCAGTTCAAACTGGAATTCATCTTCCCTAACCTTTGGGAAAACCATATAAACGACAAAATCCGTATTCTTATCGCTTTTGCTCCGGTCGATGAGAATAATACAATACTCTATATGCGGTTTTACCAAAATATGGTAAAAGGTAAAACGTTGGGCAAACTGTTCTCGTGGCTCGCTATGCCGTTTAACCTCAAAGTAGCGCATCAGGACCGGCACGTAGTACATACGCAAGTACCGAAAGTTACAGCGTTGCAGATGGGGGAAGAACTTTTCCCTGGAGACTTGCCGATTATCCATTACCGTAAACGCCGGGAGGAACTTAAGAAGTTGGTGGAAGGAAGGAAGTAG
- a CDS encoding radical SAM protein, whose protein sequence is MSKISSESILNSTITSLFTDAQKVLGKNLLLAGAMFYYLRCQERFAQRRKRYAKKLGIPVPAFMIFSVTPECNLNCPGCYSKLQHGHTIEGTGLARKVLTNDEIDSILSQAEKLGIGIVLLSGGEPLMNKQLFDITERYRQTLFPVFTNGLIITKTLAGKLKHMNNVVPIISIEGGERFTDARRGVGTFNQIVETMMMLNKKKVFFGTSITVTKENYHVVTSENYVNTLVDIGCKAFVYVDYVPVDGKSETLVTTIEQKSGIVKFMALCRKQFPALFISFPGDEEMFGGCIAAGRGFVHINPYGDVEPCPFAPYSDSNLRKVELSEALQSRFLKIIREDEGKLKETSTGCALFSNRETIKKIIGSLS, encoded by the coding sequence GTGAGTAAAATTAGTTCGGAAAGTATTCTTAATTCAACAATAACATCGTTGTTTACCGATGCGCAAAAGGTTTTGGGGAAGAATCTTCTACTTGCCGGCGCAATGTTTTACTATCTTCGTTGCCAGGAACGGTTTGCGCAACGAAGGAAAAGATATGCAAAAAAACTTGGTATCCCAGTCCCTGCGTTTATGATTTTTAGTGTTACCCCGGAATGCAACCTCAACTGTCCCGGGTGTTACTCAAAACTACAGCACGGACATACGATAGAAGGTACTGGGCTCGCGCGTAAAGTTCTTACTAACGATGAAATTGACAGTATACTTTCCCAAGCGGAAAAACTTGGCATCGGCATAGTTCTTTTGTCCGGTGGGGAACCGTTGATGAACAAACAGCTATTTGATATTACTGAACGTTACCGGCAAACACTTTTCCCGGTATTTACAAACGGGTTGATAATAACCAAAACATTGGCAGGGAAGTTAAAACACATGAATAACGTTGTCCCGATAATCAGTATCGAAGGAGGGGAACGGTTTACCGACGCGCGCCGCGGGGTGGGTACATTCAATCAAATCGTTGAGACGATGATGATGTTGAATAAGAAAAAGGTATTTTTTGGTACATCAATTACGGTGACTAAAGAAAATTATCATGTTGTTACCTCAGAAAATTATGTTAATACATTAGTGGATATTGGGTGTAAAGCTTTTGTTTATGTTGACTATGTCCCTGTTGACGGGAAAAGTGAAACTCTGGTGACAACAATAGAGCAAAAAAGCGGTATAGTAAAGTTTATGGCATTATGCCGGAAACAGTTTCCTGCTTTATTCATATCATTTCCCGGGGATGAAGAAATGTTTGGAGGGTGTATAGCAGCGGGCCGCGGGTTTGTGCATATAAACCCATATGGCGATGTGGAGCCATGCCCGTTCGCGCCGTATTCTGATTCTAACCTGCGCAAGGTGGAGCTTAGTGAAGCGTTACAGTCAAGGTTTCTTAAGATTATCCGTGAGGATGAAGGGAAACTTAAGGAAACATCGACGGGTTGCGCATTGTTCTCCAACCGCGAGACTATTAAGAAAATTATTGGAAGTTTAAGTTGA
- a CDS encoding DNA alkylation repair protein translates to MKQSKQVFTLEQVMKLLKSNAQPDQIAAMARFGLTGENRLGVSMPNLRKLGKSVGKNHGLALKLWDTGIPDAMILAALIENPAEVTESQADRWVNCFAAWDVCDQVCSTVFDKVSFAEKKVYEWSRREEEFVKRAAYSLIAYIACHDKKSTDEKFIQYFGIIKSGSEDNRNYVKKAVSWALRQIGKRNLRLNKLAIDCAKEIQKTECKGPRWVASDVLRELTNEKILARMKNK, encoded by the coding sequence ATGAAACAAAGTAAACAAGTTTTTACGTTAGAACAAGTGATGAAATTGTTAAAGTCTAACGCGCAGCCTGACCAAATCGCTGCGATGGCAAGGTTTGGCCTTACCGGTGAAAACAGGTTGGGGGTTTCAATGCCTAATCTGCGTAAACTCGGGAAAAGTGTTGGTAAAAATCATGGGTTAGCGCTGAAACTTTGGGATACCGGTATACCGGATGCTATGATCCTCGCAGCTTTGATAGAAAATCCAGCGGAAGTTACTGAATCCCAGGCGGATAGGTGGGTTAACTGTTTTGCTGCGTGGGACGTATGTGATCAGGTATGCAGTACTGTGTTTGATAAAGTATCCTTTGCTGAGAAAAAAGTGTATGAATGGTCACGCAGGGAGGAAGAGTTTGTTAAACGCGCAGCGTATTCACTGATCGCATATATTGCGTGCCATGATAAAAAGTCGACGGATGAAAAGTTTATTCAGTACTTCGGTATTATCAAATCGGGTTCTGAGGATAACCGTAACTATGTAAAAAAAGCGGTTAGCTGGGCGTTAAGACAAATCGGGAAACGTAATCTCAGGTTGAATAAGCTGGCTATAGATTGTGCGAAGGAAATACAAAAAACGGAGTGTAAAGGGCCTAGATGGGTAGCATCGGACGTTCTCCGTGAACTTACGAACGAGAAGATATTGGCACGGATGAAGAATAAGTAA